Proteins found in one Haloferax litoreum genomic segment:
- a CDS encoding class I SAM-dependent methyltransferase: protein MHGVGDVRFFDRIAPLYDLVMPSAEAETLNAALARADNPVERVVDIGGGSGRATLALDAPERIVLDRSAGMLGRAQNRGLDCVRGDARSLPFDDDSVDAVTVVDAFHHMPNQQTVAEEVYRVLAPGGVFAISEFDPETLLGKGLVVAERLVGFGSSFAAPRELARFLERVGFEVSLLDTGFEYTMVAKKRESH from the coding sequence ATGCACGGCGTCGGCGACGTACGCTTCTTCGACCGAATCGCACCGCTCTACGACCTCGTAATGCCGTCCGCCGAGGCGGAGACGCTCAACGCCGCCCTCGCTCGCGCCGACAACCCGGTCGAACGCGTTGTCGACATCGGCGGTGGGTCCGGTCGGGCGACGCTCGCCCTCGACGCACCCGAGCGAATCGTCCTCGATAGGTCTGCGGGAATGCTCGGCCGAGCACAGAACCGGGGCCTCGACTGCGTGCGCGGTGACGCCCGGTCCCTCCCGTTCGACGACGACTCGGTCGATGCGGTGACCGTCGTCGACGCCTTCCACCACATGCCGAACCAGCAGACCGTCGCCGAGGAAGTCTATCGAGTGCTCGCTCCCGGCGGTGTCTTCGCCATCAGTGAGTTCGACCCTGAGACACTCCTCGGGAAGGGATTAGTCGTCGCCGAGCGACTCGTGGGGTTCGGGTCGTCGTTCGCGGCACCGCGCGAACTCGCTCGGTTTCTCGAACGAGTCGGATTCGAGGTGTCACTGCTCGACACGGGGTTCGAGTACACGATGGTCGCGAAAAAACGGGAGAGCCATTAG
- the fen gene encoding flap endonuclease-1: MGNADLRTLAALSDVSFDEVAGSVVAVDAHNWLYRYLTTTVKWTSSEKYTTSEGEEVANLVGIVQGLPKFFEHDLTPVFVFDGGVTEMKDDEVAKRREQREKAEERLEEAREAGDAVEAARMEARTQRLTQTIQDTSRELLCLLDVPVVEAPAEGEAQASYMARKGDADYVGSEDYDTLLFGAPYTLRQLTSKGDPELMDLEGTLEKHDISYEQLVDIAMLCGTDFNEGITGVGPKTAVKEVKKHGDLWAVLEAREETIPNADRVREFFLDPPVTDDYDYGTSIDPDVAAAREYVTETWDVDADEVRRGFERIEESVTQTGLDRWT; the protein is encoded by the coding sequence ATGGGAAACGCAGACTTGCGGACCCTCGCGGCACTCTCCGACGTCTCGTTCGACGAGGTGGCCGGGAGCGTCGTCGCTGTGGACGCGCACAACTGGCTGTATCGCTATCTCACGACGACGGTCAAGTGGACGAGTTCGGAGAAATACACGACGAGCGAGGGTGAGGAAGTCGCCAACCTCGTCGGCATCGTTCAGGGTCTCCCCAAGTTCTTCGAACACGACCTGACGCCCGTGTTCGTCTTCGACGGCGGCGTAACCGAGATGAAAGACGACGAGGTGGCCAAGCGACGCGAACAGCGCGAAAAGGCCGAAGAACGTCTCGAAGAGGCACGAGAAGCGGGCGATGCCGTCGAGGCCGCACGGATGGAAGCGCGCACGCAACGACTCACGCAGACGATTCAGGACACGAGTCGGGAACTCCTCTGTCTCCTCGACGTGCCGGTGGTCGAAGCACCCGCAGAGGGCGAGGCACAGGCCTCCTACATGGCCCGCAAGGGCGACGCCGACTATGTCGGTAGCGAGGACTACGACACACTCCTCTTCGGCGCGCCGTACACGCTCCGGCAACTCACGAGCAAGGGTGACCCGGAACTGATGGACCTCGAAGGCACGCTGGAGAAACACGACATCTCTTACGAGCAACTGGTCGATATCGCCATGCTCTGCGGCACCGACTTCAACGAGGGAATCACGGGCGTCGGGCCGAAGACGGCCGTGAAGGAAGTCAAGAAACACGGCGACCTGTGGGCCGTCCTCGAAGCGCGCGAAGAGACGATTCCCAACGCGGACCGCGTGCGCGAGTTCTTCCTCGACCCGCCGGTCACCGACGACTACGACTACGGCACGAGCATCGACCCGGACGTGGCCGCCGCCCGCGAGTACGTCACCGAGACGTGGGACGTCGACGCCGACGAAGTCCGCCGTGGGTTCGAGCGCATCGAGGAGTCCGTCACGCAGACGGGACTGGACCGCTGGACGTAG
- a CDS encoding AI-2E family transporter translates to MWWAVAFALAGAFVYVVYSFIGTFVFGLFIYYATRPIYRRIRRQIRPPSLAATVALFALALPALGLMAYASTIALREFVKYANRVSADGTSINLAAYGIDPKLVESIASPQALLEYDFQSLLTPSAASSVFDSLSVAANTFTFLGIGAIHLFIMIAFAFYLLRDDHKLSRWGRSMFADDQGILEAYVRAVDRDFNNIFFGNILNAVLTGTIGVIAYSLLNVIAPPGVSIPAPALVGLLAGVASLIPVVGMKLVYVPVAIYMGGEAFIANPPGLWFVFLFAAVSFVIVDTIPDLVLRPYVSGRSLHVGAVMIAYTFGPLMFGWYGIFLMPMILVLLVNFARLVLPELLAGKPIRPYTVDPAYLVDENTVDSAVAVADAESAVNGEEDAEDDFDIATELSERDSDLSSRDSRSTSDASLDG, encoded by the coding sequence ATGTGGTGGGCCGTCGCGTTTGCCCTCGCCGGCGCGTTCGTCTACGTCGTCTACTCGTTCATCGGGACGTTCGTCTTCGGTCTCTTCATCTACTACGCGACGCGTCCCATCTATCGCCGCATTCGGCGACAGATTCGACCGCCGAGTCTCGCGGCGACTGTGGCGCTCTTCGCCCTCGCACTGCCCGCACTCGGCTTGATGGCCTACGCCTCGACGATTGCCCTCCGTGAGTTCGTGAAGTACGCGAATCGTGTCTCGGCTGACGGCACGTCTATCAACCTCGCCGCGTACGGCATCGACCCGAAACTCGTCGAAAGTATCGCCAGTCCGCAGGCCCTCTTGGAGTACGACTTTCAATCACTCCTCACCCCGAGTGCCGCGTCGTCCGTGTTCGATTCGCTCAGTGTGGCCGCGAACACGTTCACGTTCCTCGGTATCGGCGCGATTCACCTGTTTATCATGATCGCGTTCGCCTTCTATCTCCTCCGCGACGACCACAAACTCAGTCGCTGGGGGCGGTCGATGTTCGCCGACGACCAGGGAATCTTGGAGGCGTACGTCCGTGCCGTCGACCGAGACTTCAACAACATCTTCTTCGGCAACATCCTCAACGCGGTTCTCACCGGTACGATCGGCGTCATCGCCTACTCGCTCTTGAACGTCATCGCACCTCCCGGCGTCTCGATTCCTGCACCGGCGCTCGTCGGGTTGCTCGCCGGTGTCGCGAGCCTCATCCCCGTCGTCGGGATGAAACTCGTCTACGTTCCGGTCGCGATATACATGGGCGGAGAGGCCTTTATCGCGAATCCACCGGGCCTGTGGTTCGTCTTCCTCTTCGCGGCCGTCTCGTTCGTCATCGTCGATACGATTCCGGACCTCGTCCTCAGACCGTACGTCTCCGGTCGGAGTCTCCACGTCGGGGCCGTGATGATAGCCTACACCTTCGGTCCGCTGATGTTCGGGTGGTACGGCATCTTCCTCATGCCGATGATTCTCGTGTTGCTCGTGAACTTCGCCCGCCTCGTGCTCCCGGAGTTACTGGCCGGCAAGCCGATTCGCCCCTATACGGTCGACCCAGCGTACCTCGTCGACGAGAACACGGTAGACAGCGCAGTCGCTGTCGCAGACGCGGAAAGTGCTGTGAACGGAGAAGAAGACGCCGAGGACGACTTCGACATCGCGACGGAACTGTCAGAACGAGATAGTGACCTCTCGAGTCGAGACTCGCGGTCGACCTCAGACGCGAGCCTCGACGGATAA
- a CDS encoding DUF7385 family protein, with protein MTAGFDVHEVRHRVKLLRDDGDTMLIENRKGVACPACGDTFSQLLISERPAHSFDIDADTRFCVRREDERMLIATHE; from the coding sequence ATGACTGCCGGGTTCGACGTACACGAGGTTCGGCACCGTGTGAAACTGCTCCGCGACGACGGCGACACCATGCTCATCGAGAACCGAAAGGGCGTGGCCTGTCCGGCCTGCGGCGACACCTTCTCACAGTTGCTCATCTCCGAGCGCCCGGCGCACAGTTTCGATATCGATGCCGACACGAGATTTTGCGTCCGGCGGGAGGACGAACGGATGCTCATCGCTACACACGAGTGA
- a CDS encoding aminotransferase class III-fold pyridoxal phosphate-dependent enzyme — MDRETVVPHVDSMPGDRAKEWVSYHQEHAAPSTYVYDFVWDITEDAEGPFCTDVDGNVLLDFTSHVAAAPLGYNNPKIMDRMAEFDLVDPTKIAGQDFYVSDGSRPGEEQFPGPAALMDKLTDLTSHYGMDTVFLSNSGAEAVENAIKICYDNSGGGKYGITFEGAFHGRTLGALSLNRSKSVYRRDYPEISGVVDVPFCDDRSCTAETCSCGFFADHELAISKLRQKLHPEKGSIDASEVSYVIVEPIQGEGGYRFPSDDFADELASVVDDYDLTLIADEIQTGVGRTGEMWGSDHYPMEPDVITGAKGLRVGATISNADIFPGEKSRLSSTWGAGDIISSMQGVFTLEAIEDYDLLDNAVARGRQFKETMRDDAPDTVVDVRGKGLLLAVEFDTKERRNAVQEAALKRGLLTLACGYKVLRILPPLDVTEREIDIGATMLLDAIEDVS, encoded by the coding sequence ATGGACCGAGAGACGGTGGTTCCCCACGTCGATTCGATGCCCGGCGACCGGGCCAAAGAGTGGGTTTCGTACCATCAGGAACACGCCGCACCGAGCACCTACGTCTACGACTTCGTCTGGGACATCACCGAAGACGCCGAAGGACCGTTCTGTACGGACGTCGACGGCAACGTCCTCCTCGACTTCACGAGCCACGTCGCCGCCGCGCCCCTCGGCTACAACAACCCGAAAATCATGGACCGGATGGCCGAGTTCGACCTGGTCGACCCGACCAAGATAGCGGGACAAGACTTCTACGTGAGTGACGGGTCACGCCCCGGCGAGGAGCAGTTCCCCGGCCCCGCCGCACTCATGGACAAACTGACCGACCTCACGAGTCACTACGGCATGGACACGGTCTTCCTCTCGAACTCTGGCGCAGAAGCCGTCGAGAACGCCATCAAAATCTGCTACGACAACTCCGGTGGCGGCAAGTACGGCATCACCTTCGAAGGTGCCTTCCACGGCCGGACACTCGGTGCGCTCTCGCTCAATCGTTCGAAATCCGTCTACCGCCGCGACTACCCCGAAATCTCGGGTGTCGTCGACGTGCCGTTCTGTGACGACCGGTCGTGTACCGCCGAGACCTGTTCGTGTGGGTTCTTCGCCGACCACGAGTTGGCCATCTCGAAACTCCGGCAGAAACTCCACCCCGAGAAGGGCAGCATCGACGCCTCGGAAGTCTCCTACGTCATCGTCGAACCGATACAGGGCGAAGGTGGCTATCGCTTCCCCTCGGACGACTTCGCCGACGAATTGGCGTCTGTCGTCGACGACTACGACCTGACGCTCATCGCCGACGAGATTCAGACCGGTGTGGGCCGAACCGGCGAGATGTGGGGGTCGGACCACTACCCGATGGAACCCGACGTCATCACGGGTGCGAAGGGTCTCCGCGTCGGTGCGACCATCTCCAACGCGGATATCTTCCCCGGCGAGAAGAGTCGCCTCTCGTCGACGTGGGGTGCCGGTGATATCATCTCCTCCATGCAGGGTGTCTTCACCCTCGAAGCCATCGAGGACTACGACTTGCTCGACAACGCCGTCGCTCGTGGCCGGCAGTTCAAAGAGACGATGCGCGACGACGCGCCCGACACCGTCGTCGACGTGCGCGGGAAAGGCCTCCTCCTCGCCGTCGAGTTCGACACCAAAGAACGCCGCAACGCTGTGCAGGAAGCGGCACTCAAGCGTGGACTCCTCACCCTCGCATGTGGGTACAAGGTCCTCCGTATCCTCCCACCACTCGACGTGACTGAGCGCGAAATCGACATCGGCGCGACCATGCTCCTCGACGCTATCGAGGACGTGTCGTAA
- a CDS encoding GNAT family N-acetyltransferase — translation MNFALLGWPEDGPRLRLDYRRFSYAGKFVTAKTGKAVLRDDAPLPPLDDERPPPTGGPDSLPPLAEDVVAAVAFNEDQTDPTTLWFRYVTVRRDRRGEGLGPELLRRTADAAASRGYETVRIATNNSFAYEACHKAGFEFTGRETGMAELVLERPATEPATVSRETYQAGLDRYRGRANDDREQSFLAAREGTDPPAMDGQ, via the coding sequence ATGAACTTCGCGCTCCTCGGGTGGCCGGAGGACGGCCCACGACTCCGTCTCGATTACCGGCGGTTCTCCTACGCCGGGAAGTTCGTCACGGCGAAGACGGGGAAAGCGGTCCTCCGGGACGACGCGCCGTTGCCACCGCTCGACGACGAACGACCCCCACCGACAGGTGGGCCGGACTCGCTTCCGCCACTCGCCGAGGATGTCGTCGCAGCAGTCGCCTTCAACGAAGACCAGACCGACCCGACGACGCTGTGGTTCAGGTACGTGACCGTCAGACGAGACAGACGTGGCGAGGGTCTCGGCCCCGAACTCCTCCGACGCACTGCCGACGCCGCCGCATCACGGGGCTACGAGACGGTCCGTATCGCCACGAACAACTCGTTCGCCTACGAGGCGTGCCACAAGGCTGGGTTCGAGTTCACCGGGCGCGAGACGGGGATGGCCGAACTGGTCTTGGAGCGCCCGGCCACAGAACCCGCTACAGTATCACGAGAGACGTATCAGGCGGGATTGGACCGCTACCGTGGCCGTGCCAACGACGACCGAGAACAGTCGTTTCTGGCGGCACGTGAGGGGACAGACCCGCCTGCGATGGACGGACAGTGA
- a CDS encoding transcriptional initiation protein Tat, protein MSPDEQRPSTHSDDQRSTLSRRQLLGLLGGGGALAGIGWFAPEWLPDPVTDTLTTMYPDPSSNYVWRPPVSDEHADEAVQRLEETVERATVLASQVDFDTIDEDMRFHLRGSPAGGHLESARDKLNARDRLQHATTGLQYAGETIGYAKVALGEDDPEFLVERSRELERTTDETVDSISEYRVSDPGRDLAYLYSVERLLSFARINIGWDRSADDESNVVDDYSPRDFAAEWGSHLQAKQRIRTARYYREQYRSGLGDDPRSHRERLDDALLGILAEIDRYPTRDEMRTKLEDELDLDQSTPYGAARWELFTLCFDNDFRYIGDFERDLTMKHLVDSAQSLLARQAHEFALSELDVEPEDSDYDSGRSFRAKRRAMHEFRETHRELDSHFAGVVASEAASRIRGGDVGLEIGDGVPRWQLRVESAVYYFVGEGMMRNLGDVVDPLLSAENSR, encoded by the coding sequence ATGTCCCCCGACGAGCAGCGTCCCTCCACCCACTCTGACGACCAGCGTTCGACCCTCTCACGCCGCCAACTCCTCGGTTTGCTCGGCGGCGGCGGTGCTCTCGCTGGCATCGGCTGGTTCGCCCCCGAGTGGCTTCCCGACCCCGTGACGGACACCCTGACGACGATGTATCCAGACCCGTCGAGTAACTACGTCTGGCGGCCACCTGTCAGCGACGAACACGCCGACGAGGCGGTGCAGCGACTCGAAGAGACTGTCGAGCGTGCGACGGTGTTGGCCTCACAGGTCGATTTCGATACAATCGACGAAGACATGCGTTTTCACCTCCGCGGGTCGCCAGCAGGCGGCCATCTCGAATCTGCGAGGGACAAGCTGAACGCTCGCGACCGACTCCAGCATGCGACCACCGGCCTCCAGTATGCCGGTGAGACGATCGGCTACGCGAAGGTCGCTCTCGGGGAAGACGACCCCGAGTTCCTCGTCGAGCGCTCCCGTGAACTAGAGCGAACGACCGACGAAACCGTCGATTCCATCTCCGAATACCGCGTCTCTGATCCGGGTCGCGACCTCGCATACCTCTATTCGGTCGAACGACTCCTCTCATTCGCGCGCATCAACATCGGATGGGACCGGTCCGCTGACGACGAGTCTAACGTGGTAGACGACTACTCGCCGCGGGACTTCGCCGCCGAATGGGGGTCGCATCTGCAGGCGAAACAGCGAATTCGAACCGCCCGGTACTACCGCGAGCAGTATCGTTCGGGTCTCGGAGACGACCCACGGTCGCATAGAGAGCGACTGGACGACGCGCTGCTCGGCATCCTCGCCGAAATCGACCGCTACCCAACGCGCGACGAGATGCGAACGAAACTCGAAGACGAACTCGACCTCGACCAGTCGACGCCCTACGGGGCCGCCCGTTGGGAATTATTCACGCTGTGTTTCGACAACGACTTTCGGTACATCGGAGACTTCGAGCGCGACCTGACCATGAAACACCTCGTCGACAGCGCCCAGAGTCTGCTCGCCCGGCAGGCCCACGAGTTCGCCCTCTCCGAACTCGACGTGGAACCCGAGGACTCCGACTACGACTCGGGCCGGTCGTTCCGTGCGAAGCGCCGTGCCATGCACGAGTTTCGAGAGACGCACCGCGAGCTCGACTCGCACTTCGCTGGCGTCGTCGCGAGCGAGGCGGCGAGTCGAATCCGCGGTGGTGACGTGGGCCTCGAAATCGGCGACGGTGTTCCGCGGTGGCAACTTCGCGTCGAATCTGCGGTGTACTATTTCGTCGGCGAGGGGATGATGCGAAATCTCGGGGACGTTGTCGACCCTCTCTTATCGGCCGAAAACAGCAGGTAA
- a CDS encoding DUF3054 domain-containing protein, with the protein MATSTSFLEERLDSGALPLAVGDILVIFLLVTVGVVQHNGVSYLSANPVGWVLTAVPFIIAWALVAPLLGAYSPGAAESAKSAVPLAIRSWLVAAILGAVIRWTPLFEGGAEPVFIAVMLVLGSLALGVWRTVYFRIV; encoded by the coding sequence ATGGCAACCTCGACGTCCTTCCTTGAGGAGCGACTCGATTCCGGGGCCTTGCCGCTCGCCGTGGGCGACATCCTCGTCATCTTCCTCCTCGTGACCGTCGGCGTGGTTCAGCACAATGGCGTGTCGTACCTCTCGGCCAACCCGGTCGGATGGGTTCTCACCGCCGTTCCGTTCATCATCGCGTGGGCACTCGTCGCGCCACTGTTGGGTGCGTACTCCCCCGGTGCCGCCGAGTCGGCGAAGTCGGCCGTTCCGCTCGCCATCCGGTCGTGGCTCGTCGCCGCGATTCTCGGGGCCGTGATTCGGTGGACGCCGCTGTTCGAAGGCGGCGCAGAACCCGTGTTCATCGCCGTCATGCTCGTCCTCGGGTCGCTCGCGCTGGGTGTGTGGCGAACCGTGTACTTCCGTATCGTCTGA
- a CDS encoding NUDIX domain-containing protein translates to MGSPPGIDGEWHVDDDGVVQRRSRRSLDADTFERIAARIRDGLEWGVAGLAVRDGAVLLVRQDGRWVLPGGGVESGEAKTAALVREMREETGLDATVGPLRVVTEQTFTHGDEEVMFHFAIYDVAVEGELTGDPGLEDESVTDVSWFETLPDDTLDRPLVRFLRDD, encoded by the coding sequence ATGGGTTCTCCGCCCGGAATCGATGGTGAGTGGCACGTCGACGACGATGGCGTCGTCCAGCGACGCAGTCGCCGCTCTCTCGATGCCGACACGTTCGAGCGAATCGCCGCCCGAATCCGCGACGGCCTCGAGTGGGGCGTGGCCGGATTGGCCGTGCGAGACGGGGCGGTGCTCCTCGTCCGACAGGATGGCCGCTGGGTGCTCCCCGGTGGCGGCGTCGAATCAGGCGAGGCGAAGACGGCGGCCCTCGTCCGCGAGATGCGAGAAGAGACAGGTCTCGACGCGACGGTCGGCCCACTGCGAGTCGTTACGGAACAGACGTTCACCCATGGAGACGAGGAGGTGATGTTCCACTTCGCCATCTACGACGTCGCCGTCGAGGGCGAACTCACTGGCGACCCCGGCCTCGAAGACGAGTCGGTGACCGACGTGTCGTGGTTCGAGACGCTCCCCGACGACACACTCGATAGACCACTCGTTCGATTCTTACGCGACGACTGA
- a CDS encoding DUF7117 family protein, giving the protein MEIRGERECKDCGRQWSYYETGSVSCPYCGSLRSVGVGDRERHTAAQAVLDLSAHRAAVADGTVRDAAPALKSDLREYIRKTGYIHGGELLPLDDTSLSAHELLHAVDVVARSNRPSDDEQLYVLDLLRGADEGTRPDKQAVPSSLTDARGLAYANALEAYHADLTMWLDDHPDREARTTLETLSNHLKRVEALEGDIPLDESDALVRVARDIYTYLTDDDLDALASARDQLSALF; this is encoded by the coding sequence ATGGAGATACGCGGCGAGCGTGAGTGCAAAGACTGCGGCCGCCAGTGGTCGTACTACGAAACTGGGAGTGTGTCGTGTCCGTACTGCGGAAGCCTTCGAAGTGTCGGCGTCGGCGACAGGGAACGCCACACTGCCGCGCAGGCAGTTCTCGACCTCTCTGCGCATCGTGCCGCCGTCGCTGACGGCACGGTCCGCGACGCCGCACCGGCGCTGAAGTCCGACCTCCGCGAGTACATTCGGAAGACGGGGTACATCCACGGTGGCGAACTCCTTCCGCTCGACGACACGTCGCTGTCTGCCCACGAACTACTCCACGCCGTCGACGTGGTCGCACGGTCGAATCGCCCATCTGACGACGAACAACTCTACGTCCTCGACTTGCTTCGCGGTGCCGACGAAGGGACGCGCCCCGACAAACAGGCCGTCCCGTCGTCCCTCACCGACGCTCGCGGACTCGCCTACGCGAACGCGCTCGAAGCGTACCACGCCGACCTCACGATGTGGCTCGACGACCACCCCGACCGGGAGGCCCGAACGACGCTCGAAACGCTCTCGAACCACCTCAAACGCGTCGAAGCGCTCGAAGGCGATATTCCGCTTGACGAGTCCGACGCCCTCGTTCGCGTCGCACGCGACATCTACACCTACCTCACCGACGACGACCTAGACGCACTCGCATCGGCGCGTGACCAACTTTCGGCGCTCTTCTAA
- a CDS encoding helix-turn-helix transcriptional regulator has product MYDLTGFQRDLLYVIAGLDEPHGLAIKEELEAYYEKEIHHGRLYPNLDTLVEKGLVDKGQRDRRTNYYSLTRRGRREIKARDEWEAEYITEDFEA; this is encoded by the coding sequence ATGTACGACTTGACAGGATTCCAGCGAGACCTTCTGTACGTCATCGCAGGACTGGACGAGCCACACGGATTGGCAATCAAAGAGGAACTCGAAGCGTACTACGAAAAAGAGATTCACCACGGGCGGCTTTACCCGAACCTCGATACGCTCGTCGAGAAGGGTCTGGTAGACAAAGGGCAACGAGACCGTCGGACCAACTACTACTCGCTGACCCGACGTGGCCGCCGCGAAATCAAGGCGCGCGACGAGTGGGAAGCAGAGTACATCACCGAAGATTTCGAAGCCTGA